Below is a genomic region from Spartinivicinus marinus.
TTGAGCCATGGCTTGCTGAGCACGTTGGCGTAAGCTTGCTTTATGACTACCAGCATAAAAATGCAAGGTATACATGATATTATTAAAACTAAGCGGGTTACGAGCAGCCACATCGACTACTTCAAGTACTTTCTGTTTTAATTGTTTGTTTTTAATATATCCATTACTACTAGGGGCTGTATACATAGCAGCTCTTACCACAGTCGCCTGCCAATCATCACGCAACCATTTAATGGATGACTTATTCATAAACTGACCAAACCACTGCAATCCATGAGAACTCATACCTTTTAATTGAACCGGTTTACCTTGTTGGTTAACCAACTGACCGGCTTCCACCCGTAACTGACCATGTTTAGCCACTGGGGTTTTCCCTGGTATAGGGTTAGGTGGTACTGGGTCAGTAGTAGCAACCACTTCAAACCAGTTAATATTGAACTCTCGGTCATCCATGACGAGTTTGAGTTGATGATTTCCTTGAGAGAGTTGTACAGGCTTTGAGGTAATCGTTTGCCACTGCTGCCAACCTCCCGTTTCATTAAATGATAATAATCCTGTTATATCATGTCCGTTAAGCTCCAAGTGAAACTGACCACCGCCAACCGCTGAAGCCACCCGAAATTTAACCTGGTATTTACCAGTCTTCTCAACCTTAACTGAATAATTCAGCCATTCACCTGGCTCTATCCAACCGACGTTATAACCACTGCCTTCATCCGTTGTTTTTTCTATATCAACACTGGTTGGATTTAATTCCCCACCTAAATTATCAGGTGTCGTATCATAAAATTGACTAAACTGCTCTGCTTGTATTTTTCCTGGCAGCTGGTGAGCTGTCACAGGACTATCACTGGCATATACTTTTATCTCTTTAAGCGATATACCCCATGTTGTTGCACGCTTATCTGCTCGTAATCGAAAATATCGTCCTTTACCATTAACGACGATATCCTCTTCCCCACCTTTCCCCTGACGTTGTTGGTAAAGGTTGCGCCATTGCCAATGGTCATCCGACACTTGAAGGGTATATTGGCTTGCATACGCTTCTTCCCAAAATAATTGAACACGCTTGATCGGCAAAGATTTGCCTAAATCAATGGTTATCCACTGGCCATCACTAAACTGACTGGACCAGCGAGTATCAAGATTGCCATCCACCGCAAAGCGTGCATCCAATTGATAGTTTTCAACAGAAGAAGCCCAAGCTGGCTTATTGAGAGAAATAGGATTAGCCTTTGCCAGTGTCGTAAGAATGAAAAAGGCTACTAAAATAATATACAAAAATCGTAGGGTAACACTTATCCAATGTGTGGGTTGACGAAGAGTAACAGTACTCATTGCAATAGTCTCCTGATCCTAACGGGTGAGACCAGCATAGCGAAATCACCATTACAATACTGGTAAACATAAAGCAAATTTAGCTCACAAATACTGCCTATTTTTGGATTTGTGAAAGGTATAAACAAAGTGAAAGGAGTATTTGTATGACTGCTTACCTCCAAAAAAACATACATATTCAGTTAAAAACTATATTAACCAAAGATACATTAAATTTTAGTTAAAATAATATTTTAAGTTTCATTCAAAGAGGTGCTGAATTCAAATAAATACTGAAGCGTAAGCAGCTAAGAGGAAAAGCTGATTTTTTATACATTAAGAGACGTACATTACCAGACCAAGATTATGTTCAGCAGCATTAAAAATAAATGATTGCAATTTCATTAAATAATTACGTAAATAAACTATCGACTCATCTCTCCCCCAGCTTTCCCACTCTACTGGGTAGATTGCTAAGGCCATCCACTCCTGACAGTCAAAACGTTCAAATAAGTCAACCTGGTCAACCTTGCTGATCGCTGTAGCAATGGTTTGGGTTTGGCATTCATCAAACATTCTAACGGGGCCATAACCAGTATCGGTCTCTGGCACAGGTACCCCTCCATTAATGATAAAGTTCATTGGCGGCTTTCCTCCCCATACTGAATGGGTAAGTAAATAATGCAAGCCATGCCATGCTTTACCAAACTGCTCACGAATACCTTCTCCTTCAACATAATCAAAATCTGGTGCTGGTGCAGTATCATCAACTAGTTGATTACGCTGAGGAAAGCGCATTAACTGAGTAAATTGGCTGACTTCATACCAAAAATACCCTGGTTCATCAGGTGCTAATACCCGCCAGATTAAAGGCGGGTAACCCAAAACAGCCTCAATGTGTTGTCTACCTAGCGTCGTAATTTCAAGACACATGGTCATATCCAGCAGTCCCTTGCTAATGAGTACCTCTAATACTGTCTAACAATAAGGCCTTTCCGCATCTTCTGTTCAAGCAGCTGCCAACGCGGCAAATAGAATTCCTTATTGCCTTTTAGCCAATACTATTTATATTAGGCTATGTTTTTTAAATGCTCTTAAAACACGAATAGAAGTACAGACATAACATGACAACTAATCAGTTCAGGGTAAAACTAACTGGCTATGCAGCAGGCAATAAAGGCCAGTACTATGTGGAAACAGACTTTGCTAAGCTATTCAAAATTTCCCATGACAAAGCAAAGACTATCTTTAAATCAATTCCTTATACAATCAAAGAGAATTTAACGGCAACAGAAGCCGACCAGTATAAAGCCGCTATTGAGCAAATCGGTGCAACTTGCGTCGTTGAAAATATGAAGCATAATCTGGATGGTTTATCCATTATTGATGATTAAGCAGATAAGGTAAGGGGTTGTCAGGGGATATCCAGTTCCCCTGTTTTATAAGTATGTTATGAATCTTTTACATCAAAGTTTATTAACGTAAGTTAATGATTGTCTGGGTGACAGTATCTTCTGTTTCTATGGTTTTTGCATTTGCTTGATAGTTACGCTGGGCAATAATCAATCCCACTAACTCTTCTGCCACATCCACATTAGCCTCTTCCAAAGAGCCTGCTCTTAGGCTACCTAAAGTACCAGTATTTGGTGTACCTATCACAGGCA
It encodes:
- a CDS encoding carbohydrate-binding protein codes for the protein MSTVTLRQPTHWISVTLRFLYIILVAFFILTTLAKANPISLNKPAWASSVENYQLDARFAVDGNLDTRWSSQFSDGQWITIDLGKSLPIKRVQLFWEEAYASQYTLQVSDDHWQWRNLYQQRQGKGGEEDIVVNGKGRYFRLRADKRATTWGISLKEIKVYASDSPVTAHQLPGKIQAEQFSQFYDTTPDNLGGELNPTSVDIEKTTDEGSGYNVGWIEPGEWLNYSVKVEKTGKYQVKFRVASAVGGGQFHLELNGHDITGLLSFNETGGWQQWQTITSKPVQLSQGNHQLKLVMDDREFNINWFEVVATTDPVPPNPIPGKTPVAKHGQLRVEAGQLVNQQGKPVQLKGMSSHGLQWFGQFMNKSSIKWLRDDWQATVVRAAMYTAPSSNGYIKNKQLKQKVLEVVDVAARNPLSFNNIMYTLHFYAGSHKASLRQRAQQAMAQGAAIFVTEWGVSDASGNGGVFLPESKRWLEFLDKHKISWLNW
- a CDS encoding YfbM family protein; the encoded protein is MTMCLEITTLGRQHIEAVLGYPPLIWRVLAPDEPGYFWYEVSQFTQLMRFPQRNQLVDDTAPAPDFDYVEGEGIREQFGKAWHGLHYLLTHSVWGGKPPMNFIINGGVPVPETDTGYGPVRMFDECQTQTIATAISKVDQVDLFERFDCQEWMALAIYPVEWESWGRDESIVYLRNYLMKLQSFIFNAAEHNLGLVMYVS
- a CDS encoding ribosomal protein L7/L12 → MTTNQFRVKLTGYAAGNKGQYYVETDFAKLFKISHDKAKTIFKSIPYTIKENLTATEADQYKAAIEQIGATCVVENMKHNLDGLSIIDD